A window from Solea senegalensis isolate Sse05_10M linkage group LG15, IFAPA_SoseM_1, whole genome shotgun sequence encodes these proteins:
- the heatr5b gene encoding HEAT repeat-containing protein 5B isoform X1 — MELAHSLLLNEDALAQITEAKRPVFVFEWLRFLDKVLVAANKVDVKEKQKKLVEQLTGLISSAPGPPTRKLLAKNLATLYSIGDTFTVFQTLDKCNDIIKSKDDTPAYLPTKLAAVACVGAFYEKMGRMLGSSFPDTINNLLKALKSAESQGRGEILLSLQKVLSGLGGAAASCHRDIYKNARSLLTDRSMAVRCAVAKCLLELQNEAVFMWTTELENMATMCFKALEGSNYGVRVAVAKLLGTVMATALMPKQAAVMRQNVKRASLEEVLELMATGFLRGGSGFLKSGGEMLKGGGSVSREVRVGVTQAYVVFVTTLGGQWLERNFATFLSHVLDLVSHPRATQTHVEAVYSRRCVSFMLRATLGGLLGEKAQIAAGKEICQAIGKQMRAVGKEDGGEISRFRALQKAVVNDISGENKAGAADVSASQHVMVCALKELGSLVQSLSATASPLIQEPSIGLLETVTSVLLHPSMAARLAAAWCLRCVAVALPYQLTPLLDRCAERINNLKSSPEAVSGYSFAMAALLGGVHQCPLGIPHSKGKLVVSIAEDLLRTAAQNSRLSLQRTQAGWLLLGSLMTLGPSLVRYHLPKMLLLWRNVFPRSQKELEAEKARGDSFTWQVTLEGRAGALCAMRSFVAHCPELLTEDIIRRLMTPIECAMTMMSHVPAIIKVHGAHLKASAAMVRLRLYDILALLPPKTYEGSFNALLRELVAEFTLTDNSANTTTSLLRSLCHYDDSVLMGSWLQETDHKSIEDQLQPNSASGSGALEHDPSSIYLRVPVGEAIPGPLPLGVSVIDASVALFGVVFPHVSFKHRLQMLDHFAECVKQAKGVRQQAVQLNIFTAVLSALKGLAENKSTLGPEEVRKSALALVMGALDNPNPILRCAAGEALGRMAQVVGEATFIARMAQTSFDKLKSARDVVSRTGHSLALGCLHRYVGGIGSGQHLKTSVSILLALAQDGSSHEVQTWALHSLALIVDSSGPMYRGYVEPTLSLVLTLLLTVPPSHTEVHQCLGRCLGALITTVGPELQGNGATISTIRSSCLVGCAIMQDHSDSLVQAAAISCLQQLHMFAPRHVNLSSLVPCLCVHLCSSHLLLRRAAVACLRQLAQREAAEVCAYAMSLAKRAGDSTSINLNITETGLEGVLFGMLDRETDRKLCSDIHDTLGHMLSSLAVEKLSHWLKLCKDVLAATTGKDVGGAVTFEVEKDEEDSEKKDEMDDDTMFTGLGEDDKSKPSVAPRWVTRVFAADCLCRIILLCENADKAHFDLATARSAQAKNPKGDLLVLHLSDLIRMAFMAATDHSNQLRMAGLQALEDIIKKFASVPEPEFPGHVILEQYQANVGAALRPAFSPDTPSDITAKACQVCSTWIGSGVVSDLNDLRRVHNLLVSSLDKVQAGKGSSSQLYSESATTMEKLAVLKAWAEVYVVAMKVKKEAESKPAKPVRSVDDDEDEEDVGTDVLPPDSLITLVQPELPSLSRLWLAMLRDYALLTLPAEFSSQLPPDGGAFYTPETIDTARIHYRSSWAPVLHAVALWLSSTGFGADEEKEEVSSVPSKSPALPQGALSSAKTFEEIVKDRMHLMLGVSIEFLCFPRPEEPIEHVMSCLQALYTLLECHCAKTHIAEDQLLAVELLNVLHRLLLTRDPPAVQLQVSAVVQETIRAAQDHLQLQKMSNGKEEGGEKDFQPGSLREGGDTGELVPGKSLVFAAMELLVFILVRHLPQLNTRVKESPSHVPLRPQRLPEESARLVANTVSILAELPSLCSPAGSMTILPTVLYLITGVLRETALKTSDNLVPLPASAALQGIKTIITSPLARVEGIQTQWSSLVRSSLASVLEYSQPDESRPDMDEVSMLTAITLFLLSASSELVGVTVLQKGCMDRFRNALNSSDPVVQTRCYQLLLSVFQHSNRALSTPYIHALAPLMVEKLKAVERSRPATAAELQAVQEGIRVLENLVGMGEEQNRVQLLALLVPTLISYLLDENAISSAPQVSKGLHDFALQNLMRIGPLYPAAFKIVIGAAPELKTRLESAVLANQASSKAKAAARQAQPAAQTAPTIKLKTSFF; from the exons ATGGAGCTTGCTCACAGCCTGCTGCTCAATGAAGATGCCTTGGCCCAGATCACAGAAGCTAAGAGGCCCGTATTCGTCTTTGAATGGCTCCGTTTCTTGGATAAAGTGCTTGTGGCTGCAAATAAG GTGGATGTGaaggagaagcagaagaagctgGTGGAACAACTGACAGGACTAATCAGCAGTGCCCCAGGACCACCAACAAGGAAACTGTTGGCCAAAAATCTTGCCACCCTCTACAGCATCGGTGACACTTTCACAGTTTTCCAGACTCTTGATAAAtgcaatgacatcatcaaaagCAAAGATGACACGCCTGCATACTTGCCAACCAAACT TGCTGCAGTGGCATGTGTTGGTGCTTTTTATGAGAAGATGGGCAGGATGCTGGGAAGCTCCTTTCCAGACACCATTAATAATCTTTTGAAGGCATTAAAGAGTGCCGAG TCCCAAGGCAGAGGAGAGATCCTCCTCAGCTTGCAGAAGGTGCTCAGTGGACTGGGTGGGGCAGCAGCTTCATGTCACAGAGATATCTACAAGAATGCACGCTCTCTACTCACAGACAGGTCCATGGCCGTACGCTGTGCGGTAGCAAAG TGCCTGTTGGAGCTGCAGAATGAGGCAGTATTCATGTGGACCACAGAACTGGAGAACATGGCCACAATGTGTTTTAAGGCCCTGGAAGGTTCCAATTATGGTGTTAGGGTAGCAGTGGCCAAACTGCTGGGGACTGTCATGGCCACTGCTTTGATGCCCAAACAAGCTGCTG TGATGCGTCAGAATGTGAAACGTGCCTCTCTGGAAGAGGTGCTAGAGCTGATGGCCACTGGATTTTTGCGTGGTGGATCTGGCTTCCTGAAGAGTGGAGGGGAGATGTTGAAGGGGGGAGGCTCTGTCAGTAGGGAGGTGCGGGTGGGCGTCACACAG GCCTACGTTGTGTTTGTTACTACACTCGGGGGTCAGTGGCTTGAGCGCAACTTTGCCACATTCCTGTCCCATGTTTTGGATCTGGTGTCCCACCCGCGggccacacagacacatgttgaGGCTGTGTACTCACGCCGCTGTGTCTCCTTCATGCTTCGTGCCACCCTGGGAGGCTTACTAGGAGAGAAAGCACAAATTGCAGCTGGCAAAGAAATCTGCCAAGCCATCGGCAAGCAAATGAGGGCAGTGGGTAAGGAGGATGGGGGGGAAATATCACGGTTCAGAGCATTGCAGA AGGCAGTTGTGAAtgacatcagtggagagaacaAGGCGGGGGCAGCGGACGTCTCTGCCAGTCAGCATGTTATGGTGTGTGCATTAAAAGAACTGGGCAGTTTAGTCCAGAGTTTGAGTGCCACAGCTTCACCTCTCATCCAGGAGCCTTCTATTG GACTACTTGAGactgtgacttcagtgttgCTGCACCCCAGCATGGCAGCTCGCTTGGCGGCTGCTTGGTGCCTACGCTGTGTTGCCGTGGCCCTACCATATCAACTGACCCCACTGCTTGACCGCTGTGCAGAGAGAATCAACAACCTGAAGAGTTCTCCTGAAGCTGTGAGCGGCTACAGCTTTGCAATGGCTGCTCTGCTCGGCGGTGTACACCAGTGCCCACTGGGTATCCCCCACTCCAAGGGCAAG TTGGTGGTGAGTATAGCTGAAGATCTCCTTCGGACAGCAGCTCAGAATAGTCGCCTGTCCCTGCAGCGCACACAGGCTGGATGGCTTCTGTTAGGGTCCCTCATGACTCTGG gtcCTTCCCTCGTACGCTATCACCTCCCAAAGATGCTGCTTCTGTGGAGGAATGTGTTCCCTCGCTCCCAGAAAGAACTGGAGGCAGAAAAAGCCAGAGGAGACTCTTTCACGTGGCAGGTCACCTTGGAGGGACGAGCTGGAGCACTGTGTG CCATGCGCAGCTTTGTGGCCCACTGTCCTGAGCTGCTTACAGAAGACATAATCCGGAGGCTGATGACTCCCATTGAATGTGCGATGACCATGATGTCTCA TGTCCCTGCCATTATTAAAGTCCATGGTGCTCACCTGAAAGCAAGTGCAGCAATGGTGAGGCTCAGGTTGTATGACATCCTAGCGCTGTTGCCTCCTAAGACCTATGAAG GCAGTTTCAATGCCTTGCTGAGGGAGCTGGTGGCTGAGTTCACGTTGACTGACAACTCGGCCAACACGACCACCTCTTTGCTGCGGTCTCTCTGTCACTATGACGACAGTGTCCTTATGGGCTCCTGGCTCCAAGAGACGGACCACAAGTCCATAGAGGATCAG CTGCAGCCTAACAGTGCATCTGGCAGTGGAGCACTAGAACATGATCCTTCCTCAATCTACCTTCGTGTCCCTGTCGGCGAAGCCATCCCTGGACCTCTCCCTTTGGGTGTGTCTGTCATCGATGCTTCTGTGGCTCTGTTTGGTGTGGTTTTTCCACATGTCTCCTTCAAACACCG GCTGCAGATGCTAGACCACTTTGCAGAGTGTGTTAAGCAGGCTAAAGGTGTTCGACAGCAGGCAGTCCAACTTAACATCTTTACTGCAGTGCTTAGTGCCCTCAAG GGCTTGGCAGAAAACAAGAGTACTCTAGGTCCTGAGGAGGTACGTAAGTCAGCCTTGGCTCTGGTGATGGGAGCTTTGGACAATCCTAACCCCATCCTGCGCTGTGCTGCTGGGGAAGCTCTGGGCAGAATGGCTCAGGTGGTGGGTGAGGCTACCTTCATCGCCAGAATGGCACAGACCAGCTTTGACAA ATTGAAGTCAGCCCGCGATGTAGTTTCAAGGACAGGCCATTCACTGGCTCTTGGCTGTCTGCATCGATATGTTGGAGGAATTGGCTCAGGGCAGCACTTAAAGACCAGTGTTAGCATCCTGTTGGCTCTGGCCCAGGATGGTTCCTCTCATGAGGTCCAG ACATGGGCTCTGCATTCTCTGGCACTGATTGTGGACTCCAGTGGTCCCATGTACAGAGGCTACGTGGAGCCCACCCTGTCCCTGGTGCTTACCCTGCTCCTCACAGTGCCCCCATCTCACACTGAGGTACACCAGTGTTTGGGCCGCTGTCTGGGAGCTCTCATTACCACTGTTGGACCTGAACTACAGG GAAATGGAGCAACTATTTCCACCATCCGCTCATCCTGCTTGGTTGGTTGTGCCATAATGCAGGACCACTCTGATTCCCTCGTGCAGGCAGCTGCCATCTCgtgtctgcagcagctgcacatgTTTGCTCCACGCCATGTCAACCTGTCCAGCCTGGTGCCCTGTCTCTGT GTGCACCTATGCAGCTCTCACCTGTTGCTGCGTCGTGCTGCCGTGGCCTGCCTGAGACAGCTCGCCCAGAGAGAGGCTGCAGAGGTCTGTGCGTATGCCATGAGCCTGGCgaagagagcaggagacagcaCTTCAATCA ACCTAAACATCACAGAGACCGGTCTGGAGGGTGTTCTGTTTGGTATGCTGGATCGGGAAACCGACAGGAAGCTGTGCTCTGATATCCATGATACACTGGGCCACATGCTGTCATCTCTTGCTGTTGAAAAGCTTTCTCACTGGTTGAAACTCTGCAAGGATGTCCTTGCAGCAACTACAGGTAAAg ACGTAGGAGGAGCTGTTACATTTGAAGTGGAAAAAGACGAGGAAGACTCCGAGAAAAAGGACGAGATGGACGATGACACCATGTTCACAGGTCTGGGTGAAGATGACAAGTCCAAACCTTCAGTAGCGCCACGCTGGGTGACACGGGTTTTTGCCGCTGACTGCTTGTGCCGCATCATCCTCCTGTGTGAGAATGCCGACAAAGCACACTTTGACCTGGCAACTGCCCGCTCGGCACAAGCCAAGAACCCCAAAG GAGATCTGTTGGTGCTCCATTTATCTGACCTTATCCGCATGGCCTTCATGGCAGCAACAGACCACAGTAACCAGCTGAGGATGGCTGGCTTGCAGGCCCTGGAGGACATCATTAAAAAGTTTGCGTCCGTACCAGAGCCTGAGTTCCCGGGACACGTTATCCTGGAACAATACCAGGCCAAT GTTGGAGCTGCCCTAAGACCTGCATTCTCACCTGATACACCATCTGACATTACGGCTAAGGCCTGCCAG GTGTGCAGTACGTGGATCGGTAGTGGCGTAGTCAGTGACCTCAATGACCTGCGGCGAGTCCACAACCTGCTTGTGTCATCACTGGACAAGGTGCAGGCTGGGAAGGGCTCGTCCAGTCAGCTGTACAGCGAAAGTGCCACCACAATGGAGAAACTGGCTGTGCTAAAGGCGTGGGCTGAG GTATATGTGGTGGCAatgaaggtaaaaaaagaagctgagtCTAAGCCTGCCAAGCCAGTCCGAAGTGTAGATGATGACGAAGATGAGGAGGATGTGGGCACAGATGTGCTTCCACCCGACAGTCTCATCACTTTGGTGCAGCCAGAGCTGCCCTCGCTGAGCCGCCTGTGGCTGGCCATGCTGCGAGATTATGCCCTGCTCACTCTGCCTGCTGAGTTCTCCAGTCAGCTGCCCCCAGATG GTGGAGCATTTTATACTCCTGAGACTATAGACACGGCAAGGATCCATTACCGTAGCTCTTGGGCCCCTGTCCTGCATGCTGTGGCCCTTTGGCTGAGCAGCACTGGGTTTGGAGCggatgaagagaaagaagaggttTCATCAGTTCCCTCCAAGTCTCCTGCCCTCCCGCAAGGAGCCCTCTCCTCCGCGAAGACCTTTGAGGAGATTGTCAAAGACAGGATGCATCTGATGTTGG GTGTCAGTATAGAGTTTCTTTGCTTCCCGCGCCCCGAAGAGCCCATTGAGCACGTGATGTCTTGCCTGCAGGCTCTGTACACTCTGCTAGAGTGTCATTGTGCAAAGACTCATATTGCAGAGGACCAg TTATTGGCAGTGGAGCTCCTCAACGTGCTCCACAGGCTGCTGTTGACCCGGGACCCTCCTGCAGTCCAGCTGCAGGTCTCTGCGGTTGTACAAGAGACCATCAGAGCTGCACAGGACCATCTGCAGCTACAGAAGATGAGCAACG gCAAGGAGGAAGGAGGCGAGAAAGACTTTCAGCCAGGGAGCCTAAGGGAAGGCGGAGACACAGGAGAGCTCGTCCCTGGCAAGTCTTTGGTGTTCGCAGCAATGGAGCTGCTCGTGTTCATTCTGGTCCGCCACTTGCCCCAGCTTAATACACGTGTGAAGGAGTCACCCAGCCATGTGCCACTCAGGCCTCAGCGACTGCCCGAAGAAAGTGCACGCCTTGTGGCAAACACAGTTTCCATCTTGGCAGAGCTGCCCTCGCTCTGCTCTCCTGCTG GAAGCATGACTATCTTACCGACGGTGCTTTACCTAATCACTGGAGTGCTGAGGGAAACTGCTCTCAAGACTTCTGACAACCTGGTGCCCTTGCCTGCGTCTGCTGCCCTACAGGGCATTAAAACCATCATCACCTCACCACTGGCCCGTGTGGAGGGCATACAGACTCAGTGGTCCAGCCTTGTTAGGAGCAGCCTGGCATCTGTCCTTGAGTACTCACAGCCAG ATGAGTCCAGGCCTGACATGGATGAGGTCAGTATGTTGACAGCAATTACACTCTTCCTGCTGTCTGCCAGCAGCGAACTTGTTGGCGTAACAGTACTGCAGAAGGGCTGCATGGACCGCTTCCGAAATGCCCTGAACTCCAGTGATCCAGTG GTACAAACTCGGTGTTACCAGCTACTGTTGTCAGTGTTTCAGCACTCCAACCGTGCTCTGTCTACCCCATACATCCATGCTCTGGCTCCGCTTATGGTGGAGAAGCTGAAGGCAGTGGAGCGTAGTCGGCCAGCGactgctgctgagctgcaggCGGTGCAGGAGGGCATCCGAGTCCTGGAGAATCTAGTTGGCATGGGCGAAGAGCAGAACC GGGTACAGTTGCTGGCTCTTCTTGTGCCAACTCTCATCTCCTACCTTTTGGATGAAAATGCCATCTCCTCTGCGCCCCAAGTCTCCAAAGGCCTGCATGATTTTGCCCTTCAGAACTTAATGCGGATTGGCCCCCTCTATCCAGCTGCTTTCAAGATAGTTATTGGTGCAGCACCTGAGCTTAAA